TCCCTTTATTATGTTCAGAAGAGGAGTCATTACTCaggatatttttattattttggttgGAAATAGTAAAAGGAAACATTTCCAACATTTCCGAACCTCTTAACATTTCCGAATCTTCAACACCTCTGAACTCCCCCTGAAGATGAGTCCCAAAATATGATCTATCTTCAAAAAACGCTACATTGAAAGAAGTAtacattttttttgtcattgGATCAAAACACTTATAACCCTTTTGAGTAGAGCCATACCCTACAAACACACATTTTTTTGCCTTAGGATCTAACTTGCTCATGTTTCGATCCAAATTTCTTACAAAAACAGTACAACCAAACGTGCGCAAGGTGAGGGGATTTGAAAACAATTTAGAGTTTGGAAAGTGTTCCTTAAGTTTATCAAGAGGAGTCTGAAAATTTAACACCTTAGAAGGTAACCTATTCATCAAATATACTGCAGTCAAGACTGCTTCTCCCCACAAGTATTTAGGAACCTTATTGGTGAATAGGAGTGCACGAGTTATTTCCAAAATGTGTCtattttttctctcagccacACCATTCTGTTGTGGACTATCAGGGCATGAACTTTGTTGAACAAtacctttttctttaaaaaattgacctaaaatttccttaaaatattctcctccattgtcattTCTTAACATTTGCACATTTGTTTGAAACTGAGTATTAATCATATGGTTGAAGTATTTAAAAACAGTCTCCACTTCTGATTTTTCTTTCAATAAAAACACCCAACATGCACGAGTATGATCATCTATGAACGTTACAAACCATCTTTTACCAAAACAGCTAGTGACACGAGAAGGACCCCAAACATCACTATGGATTAGTGAGAAGGGTCTGCTTGGTTGATAGTGTCTTGGAGGATAAAAGGATCTATGATGTTTTGCCAAGgcacaaatttcacatttaaATATAGAGggatttttattcaaaaataactTGGGAAACAAATGTTGCATATAATGGAAACTAGGATGTCCTAAACGGAAATGCCATAAATAAATCTCATTATTCGGATCAATAAAAGTAGTTTTCAACCCGGAAAAAACTTGAGCAAGTTTACAAGATTCGGTTTCACCATCAAGAATATAGAGACCACCGTATTCTCTAGCATTGCCAATCATCTTCCCCGAGACCACATCCTGAAAGTCACAATGAGAATCATTAAATTTAACTTGGCATTGAAGGTCACGGGTTAGTTTACTTATTGAGATAAGGCTACATGACAATTTAGGGACATGGAGAACATTTAGCAGGGTTATGGTGGATGACAGTTTAATGTCTCCTATTCCTGCAATAGGAGTGAAGGAGCCATCTGCAATTCTAACTTTCCTATTCCCTGCACATGGTTTATAGTTAGAAAAAAATGTAGGGGACCCGGTCATATGGTCAGTTGCACCTGAATCTATGATCCAGGTACAATCAGGCTGAGAACACGAGAGAGACATACCAGGGACTTTACCATTTTGAGCAAGGGTACAATTGGAAGGTGTTGGGTTCGATGGTTGAAGTAACCTGAGAAGCTGATCTATCTGGTCCTTAGTGAACGGAAACTGTCCAGAGTTGGTTGATGTCCCTTGTGTTGGTTCAGAAGTAGTTTGCAGGGCTCTCTCAGGACGCTTCTTCCAGTCGGCGGGCTTTCCATGAAGCTTCCAACATGTCTCACGAGTATGCCATGCCTTTTTGCAATGGTCACACCATGACATCTTCTTCTTGTCAAGGTTGTATCCTGGATCAGTACCGCGGGACACAAGGGCAGATGTATCATTCGCAGACCCTCCATTAGTCTCATGTATCACCTGGTTATTCATAACTTTTTTTCTGCTTTCTTCTTGGCGAATCTCAGAGAAAACTTCTCTGATTGATGGAAGAGGTCTTCGGCCAAGTATTCTCCCCTTGACTTCATCCAAGTCTTGACTCATTCCAGCCAAGAATACATAGACACGATCATTCTCTTCCCTCTTCTTCTGCCTCGCAAAGTCCTCCTTGCTCTCCCACACATCATCATGATGTTGGTCTAGCTCCTGCCACAGGGCCACCATCTCGTTGTAGTAGATTGTAACCTCCCTATCATTTTGTTTCAAGTTCCAGAGTTTTGTTTTTAACTCAAAAATCTGGGAAGAATTCTCAGAGTCAGAATAGGTCTCTCTGACTGAATCCCAAACCTCTTTCGCGGTCTTCATAAACATGTGGGGTTTGGCAATGGAAAGTTCCATTGAATTGAGAAGCCATGCCATGACCAGAGAGTTCTCCGACCTCCATGTCTTGAAGGTTGGCTCTGTCTCTGCAGGTCTGGCTGTTTCTCCAGTCAGATATCCTAGTTTTCCTCGTCCATCAACTGCCAACTTCACTGATTGAGACCACTCCAGAAAATTCTGACCATTTAACCGATGGACAGTAATTTGAATCGAGTTAGACGTCATGTCGTGTATAGAGGTAGGAGCAGTATTTCCTGAGGTTACCTCTGTCTCAGATGTTAATCCGATTGAGCCAAAGGTTACACCTTTATTGCCAGCGTTTGCTGCCATGAAAGAGAATTAAAGGCGCTCTAATACCATGTAGGTTTTAAGAATATAATTCTCTTATTTTATTGAAGGAAAAGCCGCAGCTTATATAGTACAGGAGAGAGAAAGAAACTGAAACAAAAACCTAGTAAAAATAGGATCTGCCTAACAACCAACTAGATAAGATGACAActgataattaaataaataaatcaataatggAAGAAAACCCTAATAATTCTAACAGGCTTTTCTTATTTGGAGGTGTTGTAGTTGAATTTCTTCACTTTGTTTAACCTTTATGTTATTGCAGATGATGatcatatttttcttctttttttgtctttttagtTTCTACCATATATATTTGTATGATTATCTTACTTATTTCCTAGTTCCTTGCTTCTTAATTATGCCTAGATGTGCCACCAGCATGGAGTGATACATCGAGATCTCAAAccagaaaattttctttttgctAATAAGAAGGAAACAGCTCCCATAAAAGCTATTGACTTTGGGTTGTCTGTTTTCTTCAAACATGGTATGCAAACGTCATCATCTAAAtctgttttcttgttgaagttTGGCCTCTTTCTCTTGTCTATCTGGGGTAACATTTTCTTCCTTTCTCATTGTCTTATTTCACCATTCTTTAGGTGAGCGGTTCAATGAGATTGTTGGAAGTCCTTACTACATGGCTCCGGAGGTTCTAAAACGCAATTATGGCCCAGAGGTTGATGTTTGGAGTGCTGGAGTTATCCTCTATATTCTTCTTTGCGGTGTTCCTCCTTTCTGGGCAGGTTTGTTGTGGTGGTTTTTATCTGCTACTGTTTCCAAGTCTCAAGCTAATGTAGAAAATGCTGTATTGGCTATAAGGCTTTGTGAATTATAgttcaaaattaatataagaGTCTAATTAAGCTGTCGTATAATGTGCAATACCATAATCATTAGATGTTGGTGCCAGACTTATAAGCTACAAGAAATTCACTTGGTTCGGTTCAATTGTGTTTGTACAAATTGAAATACAGAACATAAATCGTTAAAGAAATTAATATGTTATTGAATATTATGCATATAAAGcataaagattcaaatttttATGGTGATGTAGAATTGATTTCTAGATATAAATCCAAAGTTTTGTGCCGTCTTAATTTAAcctgaaaatattaataaaccaAAATAGAGCTAAGGACATGTGCAAGTGGCTTGCTCATGGTTTATTTGTCCAAGGTGTtgaatttattcatctaatggCAGACTTTGAAAATCGGTATTTTTTTGCTCCTCTTATTCTCATTTATTGCATTTGCAGTGGAATTCTATGCTTCGAAATGTTTGTTTATTTTCCTAGCATTTATCTCTACTTCTTCAAACCACCTTTGACAAAAGGAGTCATGTTCCTTGCTAAGGGGATTCAGGGACTTATATGAGAAGCAGAAGAACCTAACTTGTTAGATTGTGTGCTTGATTTTGTGTTAGTTGGTATATTCACTAGTCGTATTGGCTGGTCATTTGTtgttttttagttaattttctGAGAAGGCATAATGTGACTGTGCAGAAACTGAGCAAGGAGTGGCACAAGCAATTATTAGATCTGTAGTTGATTTTAAAAGGGATCCTTGGCCAAAGGTATCTGATAATGCAAAAgatctcataaaaaaaatgctTGATCCAGACCCCATCCGGCGTCTCACAGCTCAGCGAGTTCTTGGTGATACTTTCTTGGGTGTATTAGACAATTGATGTTTTGTGCTTATAATGAATGGAAGGCAAAGTAGAAGtacattttcaattttttgtttatttgaatGCAGAGCATCCTTGGTTACAAAATGCGAAGACGGCACCAAATGTATCATTGGGTGAGACTGTGAAATCAAGGCTCAAACAATTTTCTATGATGAATAAGCTCAAGAAAAAGGCTCTGAGGGTACATGACTACATGCCCAGCATAATTGTTTGATCCCCCTCCATCCCCCAGAAGGAgaatgtatttcaaatataagACTTCTTTGTTCATTCCCTGGGATTGTTTTGCACATGCAGATCGTGGCGGAGCACTTGTCGGTGGAGGAAGTGGCGGGAATTAAGGAAGCATTTGAGATGATGGACTCAGGGAAGAAGGGTAAAATTCACCTTGGAGAACTTAGAGTTGGTTTGCAAAAGCTTGGTCATCAGATACCCGATGATGATCTTCAGATTCTAATGGAAGCTGTAAGAATTATATTCCATCATACCcattttaattcttgattttattttatgtacgGGTTTTGTTGTTTGAATATTCTATCACTGGCCTTTTTTCTGCCCTTTGGGGACCATATTGCACAGGCTGATGTTGATGGAGATGGAACTTTGTGCTACGGGGAATTTGTTGCTGTATCTGTGCATCTTAGAAAGATGGCGAACGATGAGCACCTACACAGGGCCTTTTCCTTTTTTGATCGAAATAAGAGTGGATATATAGAGATTGAAGAGCTTCGAGATGCTTTGAGTGATGATGGTGATGCCAATACCGAGGAAGTTATCAGTGCTATCATGCATGATGTTGATGCAGATAAGGTGCGTTAAcgcatgtatatgtatatatgctCTTCCTTAAACATATATATGCTCTTCCTTAATGAGAGtgttttgtgaaattttatgCCCCATTCTTCCCCCCTTGTGCAGCTTTGCTGTGCCATCTGGCCTCCCCTCACTATTGAATTCGTGGATCCTCCTGGATCTGTTTGTtagcatatatattatttatcagAACTCTTATAATTTTGATTTGCAGGATGGCCGTATAAGTTATGAAGAATTTGCTGCAATGATGAAGGCCGGCACTGATTGGAGAAAAGCATCAAGACAATATTCTCGTGAAAGATTCAACAGTCTTAGCTTGAAGTTAATGAGGGATGGTTCTGTACATTTTGCTAACGAGGGTCGATAAACTGGTAAAGACCACAGAAATTAAACGGGGAATTTAATCCTAAAATGGCTGTTCCCTGGTATTTTTTCTCGTTGCTTTTTCATTCTTTACTTTTTGCTTATTTTTCCTCTCCATACGCTAGAGGACTCATTAGCATCATCAGGCTAAGGTGCGTTGGCTGTACGTATTTAGGTCGAGTTGTTTAATTCTTAAGTATCTAGAAGTTTTAAACCATGTACACCCTATCTGTATATATGCAAACTGCGGACTGCTGTCTGCTATATCTGAAAATATTAACAACTGGATTCTACTTTGTCTACACACCACAGAGACGTACCCTTGTTTGGAGAATTGagaattgaaatttttgttgttATCGTATCGTGCAATCTGTCAGTATTTCAAACTTAGCAAGAACATTAAAATTTCAGACTAAAGTTGGTGCTAACGAACCCTTCACTTTTATGAGACTATGCACTTGAATTTTCGATCTTCTGGGATCCATTTTGAGCCCCAAGCAGGTGGGAATTTTCTTGGTTCATTAAATTTTCTGAGAACTATGATGTACCCTCGTCCATGTGGTTCTGAAATTCAAATAGAAGATTACATCTTGGAGAGGCCGTGTCAGTCCTCTCCCTGGAGGTGATTGAAGCGTCACCAATTTTAAGATGTTGAAGCCAGGCTATGGCAAAACATCCACAAAGAGAAGATTTGAAGTTTTATCAGTTTGATTTTTTCGGTTACTCTACGCAGAACGCCTAGGATTCTGCATATTTGGAAATTGGAAACTGGAAATGATTATTGGACAAATTCCCCAGTTTTTCATTTCCCAGAtttcaattatccacatttctCGGTACCATTGCATTGCATCGAACTAAAACTCGAAAAatgccaagaacacaacaagCACAAGATTAATATAGGTTTTACAAGAATCACGATTGGTGATGGATCAACAAGATATCTACGTAAAGCATTTTACTTGTGGCAAATTTTGGCGGTGGGCATGGTGACACAAATAGGCGCATATTTCTTCTTGGCATCCAAAGACCCTGACTTCGGCTCATTCGCCAGCGCAACTCTAGCAACAGAGCACGCAGCGGCCGTAGCCACAGCAAACATCAAGTCCCTCCTA
This window of the Primulina huaijiensis isolate GDHJ02 chromosome 3, ASM1229523v2, whole genome shotgun sequence genome carries:
- the LOC140973228 gene encoding calcium-dependent protein kinase 8-like: MGNCCTTPGFSEEKKKKKNRPNPFSIDYGGNHGSGVTDKLVVLKDPTGHDISERYELGRELGRGEFGITYLCTELETGEKYACKSISKKKLRTSVDIEDVRREVEIMKQMPKHPNIVSLKDTYEDDTAINIVMELCEGGELFDRIVARGHYTERAAAAVMKTIVEVVQMCHQHGVIHRDLKPENFLFANKKETAPIKAIDFGLSVFFKHGERFNEIVGSPYYMAPEVLKRNYGPEVDVWSAGVILYILLCGVPPFWAETEQGVAQAIIRSVVDFKRDPWPKVSDNAKDLIKKMLDPDPIRRLTAQRVLEHPWLQNAKTAPNVSLGETVKSRLKQFSMMNKLKKKALRIVAEHLSVEEVAGIKEAFEMMDSGKKGKIHLGELRVGLQKLGHQIPDDDLQILMEAADVDGDGTLCYGEFVAVSVHLRKMANDEHLHRAFSFFDRNKSGYIEIEELRDALSDDGDANTEEVISAIMHDVDADKDGRISYEEFAAMMKAGTDWRKASRQYSRERFNSLSLKLMRDGSVHFANEGR
- the LOC140971991 gene encoding photosystem II 5 kDa protein, chloroplastic-like, with the translated sequence MASMTMTASFLGGSASTKQLPATPRRGTFVVRASRETEKTASNENEESSGTRRDLMFAVATAAACSVARVALANEPKSGSLDAKKKYAPICVTMPTAKICHK